The Vibrio astriarenae genome contains a region encoding:
- the hslR gene encoding ribosome-associated heat shock protein Hsp15, whose product MGSNNTRNDQSEQAVRLDKWLWAARFYKTRSIARNMIDGGKVHYNGQRSKPSKVVEVGATIALRQGHEEKTVVIERISDQRRGAPEAQTLYSETSESVEKRESNAMQRKLHAHNPSPDRRPDKKQRRDIIKFKHQ is encoded by the coding sequence ATGGGTTCCAACAACACACGCAACGACCAAAGTGAACAAGCAGTACGTCTCGACAAATGGCTGTGGGCAGCCCGCTTTTACAAGACACGCTCAATCGCTCGCAATATGATCGATGGTGGTAAAGTGCACTACAATGGTCAACGCAGCAAACCAAGTAAGGTTGTTGAAGTGGGAGCCACTATTGCCTTGCGCCAAGGTCACGAAGAGAAAACTGTCGTGATTGAACGTATCTCTGACCAACGTCGCGGCGCGCCTGAAGCGCAAACGCTGTACAGCGAAACCTCGGAGAGTGTCGAAAAACGTGAAAGTAACGCAATGCAGCGTAAGCTACACGCACACAACCCGAGCCCTGACCGACGCCCTGATAAAAAGCAGCGTCGCGATATCATTAAGTTTAAACACCAATAA
- the hslO gene encoding Hsp33 family molecular chaperone HslO: MANNVLNRYLFEDLSVRGELVQMDDAYQQIISSKEYPAPLKTLLGELLVSTTLLTATLKFEGSITIQLQGDGPVSLAVINGDHDQKVRGVARWEGDIADDASLHDMMGKGYLVITIDPKKGERYQGVVGLEGDNLTEVIENYFANSEQLKTRLWIRTGELEGKAHAAGMLIQVMPDGTGTPDDFEHLEQLTNTVKDEELFTLEAQELLYRLYNQEKVRLFEPQPVEFFCGCSRERSGSAIVTLDRAEVDDILATEGSIALHCDYCGSNYSFDSAQVAELFAEATGGKGSDTIH; encoded by the coding sequence ATGGCAAACAATGTTTTAAATCGCTACCTATTTGAAGACCTTTCTGTACGTGGCGAGTTGGTACAAATGGATGATGCATACCAACAGATTATCTCTAGCAAGGAATACCCAGCGCCACTAAAAACGCTATTGGGTGAGCTACTGGTTTCAACCACTCTACTGACAGCGACGCTGAAGTTTGAAGGCTCTATCACTATCCAGCTTCAAGGTGATGGCCCTGTCTCTCTGGCTGTGATTAACGGTGACCACGATCAGAAAGTGCGTGGTGTCGCGCGCTGGGAAGGCGATATTGCGGATGACGCAAGCCTGCATGACATGATGGGTAAAGGTTACCTAGTGATCACCATCGACCCGAAAAAAGGCGAGCGCTACCAAGGTGTGGTGGGCCTAGAGGGTGACAACCTAACAGAAGTGATCGAAAACTACTTCGCAAACTCTGAGCAGCTAAAGACGCGTCTTTGGATTCGCACTGGCGAGCTAGAAGGCAAAGCGCACGCTGCTGGTATGCTGATTCAGGTAATGCCAGACGGAACAGGCACACCAGATGACTTCGAGCACCTAGAACAGCTGACTAACACAGTAAAAGACGAAGAGTTATTCACTCTTGAAGCGCAAGAGCTACTATATCGTCTATACAACCAAGAGAAGGTTCGTCTGTTTGAACCTCAGCCAGTTGAGTTCTTCTGTGGTTGTTCTCGTGAGCGTAGCGGCTCTGCGATCGTAACGTTAGATCGCGCTGAAGTAGATGACATCCTAGCAACGGAAGGGAGTATCGCTCTTCACTGTGACTACTGTGGCAGCAATTACTCCTTTGATTCAGCTCAAGTAGCAGAACTTTTCGCTGAAGCAACGGGTGGTAAAGGTAGCGACACCATCCATTAA
- the gspD gene encoding type II secretion system secretin GspD, with protein sequence MKHWLKKSAWLLAGSLLTTTPVLAEDFSASFKGTDIQEFINIVGRNLEKTIIVDPSVRGKVDVRSYDMLTEEQYYSFFLNVLEVYGFAVVEMDNGILKVIKAKDAKTSAIPVVGDDSAAGDSVVTRVVAVRNVSVRELSPLLRQLNDNAGAGNVVHYDPANIILITGRAAVVNRLAEIIKRVDQAGDKEIEIVDLKNASAAEMVRIVEALNKTTDAKNTPPNMQPKLVADDRTNSILISGDPKVRAQLKRLIKQLDIEMASKGNNRVVYLKYAKAEELVDVLRGVSDNLQAEKSAGQGSSSSSARGEVTIAAHPHTNALVMTAPPDIMNALQEVVAQLDIRRAQVLIEALIVEMSEGDGINLGVQWGNLETGAMIQYGNTGASIGSVMVGLEEAKDTTTIDYTFDSDGNPVQIEKTNPGDYTTLAAALSGVNGAAMSIVMGDWTALISAVSSDSHSNILSSPSITVMDNGEASFIVGEEVPVVTGSTAGSNNDNPFQTVDRKEVGIKLKVVPQINEGNSVQLNIEQEVSNVLGANGAVDVRFAKRQINTSVMVDDGQMIVLGGLIDERALESESKVPLLGDIPYLGQLFKSTSTQTEKRNLMVFIKPTIIRDGMTADGISQRKYNYIRAEQLLKAEQGLKLMDDEHIPVLPEFNQPRQHAPELQALIDQMEAK encoded by the coding sequence GTGAAGCATTGGCTTAAGAAAAGTGCTTGGCTACTGGCAGGAAGCTTGTTAACAACAACGCCCGTTCTAGCTGAAGACTTTAGTGCAAGTTTTAAAGGCACTGACATACAAGAGTTCATCAATATAGTAGGTCGCAACCTTGAGAAAACCATTATTGTCGACCCTTCTGTTCGAGGTAAGGTGGACGTACGTAGCTACGATATGTTGACAGAAGAGCAGTACTACAGCTTCTTCTTGAACGTATTGGAGGTTTATGGCTTTGCTGTTGTCGAGATGGACAACGGTATTCTAAAGGTCATTAAGGCTAAAGATGCGAAAACCTCGGCCATCCCGGTTGTCGGTGATGACAGTGCCGCCGGTGATAGCGTCGTGACACGCGTTGTTGCAGTACGTAATGTTTCAGTGCGTGAACTTTCTCCTTTGCTGCGTCAGCTAAACGATAATGCAGGTGCGGGTAACGTGGTTCACTACGATCCTGCAAACATCATCTTGATTACGGGCCGCGCCGCGGTAGTAAACCGCCTGGCTGAAATCATCAAGCGAGTAGACCAAGCGGGCGACAAAGAGATTGAAATTGTTGACCTTAAAAACGCATCCGCTGCCGAAATGGTGCGTATCGTTGAAGCGTTGAATAAAACCACCGATGCGAAAAACACGCCACCGAACATGCAGCCAAAGCTGGTGGCGGATGATCGTACTAACTCGATTCTTATCTCTGGCGATCCTAAAGTCCGCGCGCAGCTAAAGCGCCTTATTAAGCAGCTTGATATTGAGATGGCAAGCAAAGGTAATAACCGCGTGGTTTACCTCAAGTATGCTAAAGCAGAAGAGCTTGTGGATGTCCTGCGTGGCGTCTCTGATAACCTTCAAGCAGAAAAATCTGCAGGTCAAGGTAGCAGCTCTTCAAGTGCGCGTGGTGAAGTGACGATTGCCGCTCACCCTCACACCAATGCATTGGTAATGACTGCGCCGCCAGATATCATGAACGCACTGCAAGAGGTTGTTGCTCAACTAGATATTCGTCGTGCTCAAGTTTTGATTGAAGCCCTGATTGTTGAAATGTCAGAAGGTGATGGCATCAACCTTGGTGTGCAATGGGGTAACCTAGAAACCGGCGCCATGATTCAATATGGCAACACGGGTGCATCTATTGGTAGTGTGATGGTGGGTCTAGAGGAAGCGAAAGATACAACAACGATCGACTATACCTTTGACTCAGACGGTAACCCTGTTCAAATCGAAAAAACAAACCCAGGCGACTACACCACTCTGGCTGCTGCATTGTCAGGCGTCAATGGTGCTGCAATGAGTATTGTTATGGGGGATTGGACAGCCCTGATTAGTGCCGTTTCATCCGATTCTCACTCTAACATTCTATCTTCTCCAAGCATCACAGTGATGGATAATGGCGAAGCGTCGTTTATTGTTGGTGAAGAGGTTCCGGTTGTGACCGGTTCTACTGCTGGCTCCAACAACGACAACCCATTCCAAACCGTCGATCGAAAGGAAGTGGGTATTAAGCTCAAGGTTGTACCTCAAATCAATGAAGGTAACTCGGTTCAGCTCAACATTGAGCAAGAAGTGTCAAACGTACTGGGTGCCAATGGCGCCGTCGATGTGCGCTTTGCTAAGCGTCAAATCAATACCTCAGTCATGGTCGATGATGGCCAAATGATTGTATTGGGTGGTTTGATTGATGAGCGAGCACTAGAGAGTGAGTCAAAAGTACCACTACTTGGCGATATTCCTTACCTTGGCCAACTGTTTAAATCGACCAGCACGCAAACAGAGAAACGTAACCTAATGGTGTTTATCAAACCAACCATTATCCGTGACGGTATGACAGCTGATGGTATCTCTCAGCGCAAGTACAACTACATCCGTGCAGAGCAACTACTGAAAGCAGAACAAGGCTTGAAGCTGATGGATGATGAGCATATTCCTGTTCTTCCAGAGTTCAATCAGCCTCGACAACATGCACCAGAGCTGCAAGCTCTGATCGATCAAATGGAAGCGAAGTAA
- a CDS encoding AsmA family protein has product MKKWLAIVVITLLLLVATSIAVLWWLPVEQKTRLVNAFLEPYQLSVERVDYTPPYKLQVEGLSSEKNDLYLPSATVWLNPGIIYDNQIIIDSVLIEGVQLNDQQHLRSLPVFNSTFLEHIKFHQLALQHVDMELDGWILRDASIQIASPRWLSTEQRLPYGDIQFKAEQVYIEGEALDDALLNVVHQPEKSTVYGASFNWNGAKFSGQAELINDFWSLINVTIGQLDIGLEEQQINELHTELLDRFKVNHINSLDLINSQISTEIWQVENLNLSIEEIQLDREIWQQDRGYFSFDADSISYGDFSFIAPKAKVNLAPNQLEIEEWDSDLWQGRLQVSGLWTPASLKLKKLHMSGVKLLDDTLQQLQEMRNKSNLFREITIDDLIIARSQILQVESEPFWQASGVNAKGAQLIVKRAEQWGLWQGELELSINSASYDDIITTQGIIETHVDKNEWRLNRLFIPLEHGYVDATGVRQLSGDSLPWQLDFTVDSLPIDTFNQFDWLPFELSGLLDMQGDLKGLSKTNEILRYSMDGHIDIGMREAALVHHTEKDGNSQTTIQPFEMSGLYSTFNRGVVKFATKRLVGTHSKGDFSGEYDWVDPKDEPLWIQFNGECEQWWVDVLSGETREVSGCDEEILE; this is encoded by the coding sequence ATGAAGAAGTGGCTAGCCATTGTTGTCATCACCTTATTACTTCTCGTTGCAACGAGTATTGCGGTGTTATGGTGGCTTCCTGTCGAGCAGAAAACTCGCTTGGTCAATGCTTTCCTAGAGCCCTATCAGCTCAGCGTTGAACGCGTCGATTATACGCCGCCCTATAAGCTGCAAGTGGAGGGCCTGTCGAGTGAAAAGAACGACCTATATTTACCTTCTGCGACCGTTTGGTTAAACCCCGGCATTATCTATGACAACCAAATCATTATTGATAGTGTATTGATTGAGGGCGTTCAGCTTAATGATCAACAGCACCTGCGCTCACTCCCAGTCTTCAACTCCACGTTTCTTGAACACATTAAGTTTCACCAACTTGCGCTGCAGCATGTGGATATGGAGCTTGATGGCTGGATATTGCGTGATGCGAGCATACAAATCGCTTCCCCACGCTGGCTCAGCACCGAGCAACGACTTCCCTATGGCGATATTCAATTTAAGGCCGAGCAAGTCTATATCGAAGGAGAAGCCTTGGATGACGCCCTTCTTAACGTCGTCCACCAGCCAGAAAAGAGTACCGTCTACGGCGCCTCATTTAATTGGAACGGTGCCAAGTTCAGTGGACAAGCTGAGCTGATTAATGATTTTTGGTCACTGATTAATGTCACCATCGGACAACTGGATATTGGTCTTGAAGAGCAACAAATCAATGAGCTACACACCGAGCTGTTGGATAGATTTAAAGTTAATCATATTAATAGTTTAGATCTGATTAACAGCCAAATATCCACCGAGATCTGGCAGGTGGAAAACTTGAATCTTTCGATCGAAGAGATCCAGTTAGATCGAGAGATATGGCAACAAGATCGCGGCTATTTCTCTTTTGATGCGGATTCAATCTCTTATGGTGATTTTTCATTTATAGCACCAAAAGCTAAGGTAAATTTAGCCCCTAACCAATTAGAGATTGAAGAGTGGGATAGTGACCTTTGGCAGGGTCGATTACAGGTGTCAGGGCTTTGGACACCGGCAAGTCTAAAGCTCAAAAAGCTGCACATGTCAGGGGTGAAGTTGCTGGATGACACCTTACAACAGCTGCAAGAAATGAGAAATAAATCTAATTTATTCAGAGAGATAACCATTGATGATTTGATTATTGCACGCAGTCAAATCTTGCAAGTTGAGAGTGAACCCTTCTGGCAAGCCTCAGGAGTAAATGCGAAAGGTGCACAGCTCATAGTAAAACGCGCTGAACAGTGGGGACTATGGCAAGGTGAGCTAGAGCTCTCTATCAATAGTGCGAGCTATGATGACATCATCACAACGCAAGGGATCATTGAAACCCATGTCGATAAAAACGAGTGGCGACTCAATCGGTTGTTTATTCCCCTCGAGCATGGGTATGTGGATGCAACGGGTGTGAGACAGCTTTCTGGAGATAGTCTGCCTTGGCAACTCGACTTCACTGTTGATAGTTTACCCATCGACACCTTCAACCAATTTGATTGGCTACCTTTTGAGTTGTCTGGTTTGCTGGATATGCAAGGGGATCTGAAAGGCCTCAGTAAGACCAACGAAATACTCCGATACTCAATGGATGGGCATATTGATATTGGGATGCGCGAGGCAGCCTTGGTCCACCATACAGAGAAAGATGGCAACTCGCAGACCACTATTCAGCCGTTTGAGATGTCCGGTTTATACAGCACATTTAATCGAGGGGTCGTTAAGTTTGCTACTAAACGGTTAGTAGGCACTCACTCTAAGGGAGATTTCAGCGGTGAGTATGACTGGGTTGACCCTAAAGATGAGCCTCTATGGATTCAGTTTAATGGTGAATGTGAGCAATGGTGGGTGGATGTGTTGAGTGGGGAGACACGTGAGGTTAGTGGTTGTGATGAGGAGATCTTGGAGTAA
- the pckA gene encoding phosphoenolpyruvate carboxykinase (ATP), whose protein sequence is MTVMEHTKAATLDLSKYGLVGVKEIVRNPSYDQLFAEETRPELEGFEKGTVTELGAVAVDTGIFTGRSPKDKYIVKDDSTRDTMWWSDQGKNDNKPISTEVWRDLKQLVTEELSGQRLFVIDGYCGANPDTRLSVRIITEVAWQAHFVKNMFIRPTEAELQNFEPDFVVMNGAKTTNPKWQEHGLNSENFIAFNLTERMQIIGGTWYGGEMKKGMFAMMNYLLPLKGIASMHCSANVGEEGDVAVFFGLSGTGKTTLSTDPKRQLIGDDEHGWDDDGIFNFEGGCYAKTIRLSKEAEPDIYNAIRRDALLENVTVRNDGSIDFDDGSKTENTRVSYPIHHIDNIVKPVSKAGHAQKVIFLTADAFGVLPPVAKLTPEQTKYHFLSGFTAKLAGTERGITEPTPTFSAAFGAAFLTLHPTQYAEVLVKRMEAAGAEAYLVNTGWNGTGKRISIQDTRGIIDAILNGSIDDAETQQIPIFNLEVPLDLPGVDKDILDPRETYVDPLQWESKAEDLAQRFINNFVQYTDNDEGKSLVAAGPQLD, encoded by the coding sequence ATGACTGTTATGGAACATACAAAGGCTGCAACACTCGATCTTTCCAAATACGGACTTGTTGGCGTTAAAGAGATTGTTCGCAATCCCAGTTACGACCAGCTGTTCGCAGAGGAAACTCGCCCAGAATTAGAAGGTTTTGAAAAAGGCACAGTGACTGAATTAGGCGCTGTTGCTGTCGACACGGGTATCTTTACCGGGCGTTCGCCGAAAGACAAATACATTGTCAAAGACGATTCAACGCGCGATACCATGTGGTGGTCAGATCAAGGTAAGAATGATAATAAGCCAATCTCAACAGAGGTCTGGCGTGATCTAAAACAACTGGTGACTGAAGAACTATCAGGTCAACGCCTGTTCGTTATCGACGGTTACTGTGGTGCAAACCCAGATACTCGCCTAAGTGTGCGTATCATTACAGAAGTGGCTTGGCAGGCTCACTTTGTTAAAAATATGTTTATTCGCCCAACAGAAGCAGAGCTGCAAAACTTCGAGCCTGACTTTGTTGTCATGAACGGCGCGAAGACAACCAATCCGAAGTGGCAAGAGCATGGTCTGAACTCTGAAAACTTCATTGCCTTCAACTTAACAGAGCGCATGCAGATTATCGGCGGTACTTGGTACGGCGGTGAGATGAAAAAAGGCATGTTCGCGATGATGAACTACCTGTTGCCATTGAAAGGTATTGCATCAATGCACTGCTCGGCAAACGTCGGTGAAGAGGGCGATGTCGCGGTATTCTTCGGCCTATCGGGCACAGGTAAAACCACGCTATCGACGGATCCAAAACGCCAGCTTATTGGTGATGATGAACACGGTTGGGACGACGACGGTATCTTCAATTTTGAAGGTGGCTGTTACGCGAAGACGATTCGTCTATCTAAAGAAGCTGAGCCAGATATTTATAACGCTATCCGCCGTGACGCTCTACTCGAGAATGTCACCGTGCGTAACGATGGCTCTATCGATTTCGATGATGGTTCGAAAACAGAGAACACTCGTGTTTCTTACCCAATCCATCATATCGACAATATCGTTAAACCGGTGTCTAAAGCTGGGCATGCTCAGAAGGTTATTTTCTTAACAGCAGATGCATTTGGTGTCTTACCACCTGTGGCGAAGCTCACTCCTGAGCAAACCAAGTACCACTTCCTATCAGGCTTTACCGCTAAACTGGCAGGTACAGAACGTGGCATTACTGAGCCAACACCCACCTTCTCTGCCGCATTCGGCGCTGCGTTCTTGACGCTGCACCCAACGCAATATGCAGAAGTGCTAGTGAAACGTATGGAAGCCGCTGGAGCAGAGGCTTACCTAGTCAATACAGGCTGGAATGGCACGGGTAAACGTATCTCTATCCAAGATACACGCGGTATCATTGACGCTATCCTTAATGGCTCAATTGATGACGCTGAAACTCAGCAAATCCCAATCTTCAACCTTGAAGTTCCATTGGATCTTCCTGGTGTTGATAAAGACATCCTAGATCCACGTGAAACCTATGTAGACCCACTACAGTGGGAAAGCAAAGCGGAAGATCTCGCACAGCGCTTTATCAATAACTTTGTTCAATACACTGACAACGACGAAGGCAAATCACTGGTTGCGGCTGGTCCACAACTCGATTGA
- the gspE gene encoding type II secretion system ATPase GspE encodes MEAEVIHHRLPFSFANRFQMVLEHGEEGSVLYHLEPISMSALLEVQRVSPRAFTLQSMSKEAFDTKLTQVYQRDSSEARQLMEDIGADSDDFFSLAEELPQDEDLLESEDDAPIIKLINAMLSEAIKEGASDIHIETFEKSLSIRFRVDGVLRDILAPSRKLAPLLVSRVKVMAKLDIAEKRVPQDGRISLRIGGRAVDVRVSTMPSSHGERVVMRLLDKNATRLDLHSLGMTPATHENFRNIIGRPHGIILVTGPTGSGKSTTLYAGLQELDSSESNILTVEDPIEFDIDGIGQTQVNPKVDMTFARGLRAILRQDPDVVMVGEIRDLETAQIGVQASLTGHLVMSTLHTNTAVGAITRLRDMGIEPFLISSSLLGVLAQRLVRTLCNDCKTPYQADNEQKKWFGVPAEEELTLYRPNGCEHCNNKGYRGRTGIHELLLVDEQVQELIHSEAGEQSIEKCVRQHTPSIRQDGLNKVLQGKTSLEEVLRVTKEG; translated from the coding sequence ATGGAAGCAGAGGTTATTCATCACCGCCTGCCGTTTAGCTTTGCCAACCGTTTTCAAATGGTGTTGGAGCATGGCGAAGAGGGTAGTGTTCTCTACCATTTAGAGCCAATCTCAATGAGCGCGTTGCTGGAAGTGCAGCGCGTGTCACCACGCGCCTTTACTCTGCAATCGATGAGTAAAGAAGCCTTTGATACCAAACTGACCCAAGTCTACCAACGTGACTCGAGCGAAGCGCGTCAGTTGATGGAAGACATTGGTGCCGACAGTGATGACTTCTTCTCACTGGCAGAAGAACTGCCACAAGATGAAGACTTGCTCGAATCAGAAGACGATGCACCGATCATCAAATTGATTAACGCCATGCTCAGTGAGGCGATCAAAGAGGGTGCGTCGGATATTCATATCGAAACCTTCGAGAAATCTCTGTCGATACGCTTCCGTGTCGATGGGGTACTGCGCGATATCTTAGCGCCGAGCCGCAAGCTTGCGCCGCTACTCGTATCACGTGTGAAGGTGATGGCGAAACTCGATATTGCAGAGAAACGCGTGCCGCAAGATGGTCGTATCTCACTGCGTATCGGTGGCCGCGCCGTCGATGTGCGTGTCTCCACTATGCCATCTTCACACGGTGAGCGTGTGGTAATGCGTCTTCTTGATAAAAACGCGACCCGTCTCGACCTTCATAGTTTGGGCATGACACCTGCGACACACGAAAACTTCCGCAATATCATCGGCCGTCCACACGGCATTATCCTAGTTACAGGCCCAACGGGTTCTGGTAAATCAACCACCTTGTATGCGGGCCTACAAGAGCTCGATAGCAGCGAAAGTAATATCTTAACGGTTGAAGACCCAATCGAATTCGATATCGATGGTATCGGTCAAACTCAGGTTAACCCTAAAGTGGATATGACCTTCGCTCGTGGTTTGCGTGCGATTTTGCGTCAAGACCCAGATGTGGTGATGGTGGGTGAAATCCGTGACTTGGAAACTGCGCAAATTGGTGTTCAAGCCTCACTGACCGGTCACTTGGTGATGTCGACTCTGCACACCAACACTGCGGTGGGTGCGATTACTCGTCTGCGTGATATGGGCATTGAGCCATTCCTCATCTCATCTTCCTTACTTGGCGTTCTTGCGCAGCGTCTGGTTCGTACTCTGTGCAACGACTGTAAGACCCCTTATCAGGCAGACAATGAGCAGAAGAAATGGTTTGGCGTGCCAGCAGAGGAAGAGCTGACCCTTTACCGCCCGAATGGTTGCGAACACTGTAACAACAAGGGCTATCGCGGTCGTACCGGTATCCACGAGTTATTGTTGGTGGATGAGCAGGTTCAGGAGTTGATCCACAGTGAAGCGGGTGAGCAATCGATTGAAAAATGCGTTCGTCAACATACCCCAAGTATTCGCCAGGACGGTTTGAATAAAGTACTTCAAGGGAAGACGTCGCTTGAAGAAGTGCTGCGTGTCACTAAGGAAGGCTAA
- the gspC gene encoding type II secretion system protein GspC, with product MSMLLVIILLSASAWLLGKMVWMLLEPETEITPWRAGQVSTSGDSNLSSIDLSDVHNAHWFGRYQADAAPVERQQPVVTDAPKTKLNLTLVGVVASSNGNKSLAVIANRGQQATYGLDEVIEGTRAKLKAVLVDRVIIENAGRDETLMLDGIDYAKRSQSPAANPVQSRQAAAPEPDSGRLEQIQQEISQDPQQLFQYVRMSQVKRDGDVVGYRLSPGKDRELFESIGLQNGDIATQLNGQDLTDPAAMGQIFQDIGNLSELSLTVERDGQPYDVYIQF from the coding sequence ATGAGTATGCTGCTCGTTATTATTTTGCTGTCTGCTTCGGCCTGGTTGTTAGGCAAGATGGTTTGGATGCTACTAGAGCCAGAAACGGAGATAACCCCATGGCGTGCAGGGCAGGTTTCAACCAGCGGCGACTCTAATCTTTCTTCTATCGATCTCTCTGATGTACATAACGCCCATTGGTTCGGTCGTTACCAAGCGGATGCGGCTCCAGTCGAGCGCCAGCAGCCAGTGGTCACTGATGCGCCGAAAACCAAACTTAACCTAACTCTTGTTGGCGTTGTGGCGAGCAGTAACGGTAATAAGAGCCTTGCGGTTATTGCCAACCGCGGTCAACAAGCCACCTATGGTTTGGATGAGGTTATTGAAGGCACTCGCGCGAAACTTAAAGCGGTATTAGTAGATCGCGTCATCATCGAAAATGCAGGCCGTGATGAAACATTAATGCTCGACGGGATAGATTACGCAAAACGTTCACAATCTCCTGCTGCAAATCCTGTACAATCTCGCCAAGCTGCTGCACCAGAGCCAGATTCCGGCCGTTTGGAGCAGATTCAACAGGAAATTTCGCAAGATCCGCAACAACTCTTCCAATATGTTCGCATGTCGCAGGTGAAACGCGATGGCGATGTCGTGGGTTATCGCTTGAGTCCAGGCAAGGACCGAGAACTATTTGAGTCGATTGGTTTGCAAAATGGCGATATTGCCACGCAACTCAATGGACAAGACCTAACCGATCCAGCGGCGATGGGTCAAATTTTTCAAGATATCGGCAATTTATCCGAGTTGAGCCTCACGGTAGAGCGTGATGGCCAGCCGTACGATGTCTATATACAGTTTTAA
- the gspF gene encoding type II secretion system inner membrane protein GspF, which produces MAAFEYKALDAKGKQKKGIIEGDNARQVRARLKEQGLIPVEVAETRGKSSKSSSAKKPAFQRGISTPDLALITRQLSTLVQSGMPLEECLKAVSEQSEKPRIRNMLAAVRSKVTEGYTLADSLADYPHIFDELFRSMVAAGEKSGHLDAVLERLADYAENRQKMRSKLQQALIYPVVLVVFAIGIVAFLLAAVVPEIVGQFIQMGQDLPASTEFLLASSDFVKEWGVAILVAIIVLVYLTKLALSKPNIRLAWDKRIVSMPMAGRISKGLNTARFARTLSICTSSAIPILEGMKVAVDVMSNHFIKQQVTIASDNVREGASLRKALDQTKLFPPMMLHMIASGEQSGQLESMLTRAADTQDANFESTVNIALGIFTPVLIALMAGLVLFIVMATMMPILEMNNLMSG; this is translated from the coding sequence ATGGCAGCGTTTGAATACAAGGCACTGGATGCGAAAGGCAAACAGAAAAAAGGCATTATCGAAGGCGACAATGCCCGTCAGGTGCGTGCTCGTCTCAAAGAGCAGGGCTTAATCCCGGTTGAAGTTGCCGAAACGCGCGGCAAGTCGAGCAAGTCATCGTCAGCCAAAAAGCCAGCATTTCAGCGTGGTATCAGCACGCCTGATCTTGCGCTGATCACTCGCCAGCTTTCGACGCTGGTGCAATCGGGTATGCCGTTGGAAGAATGTCTTAAGGCGGTGTCTGAACAATCAGAAAAGCCGCGCATTCGAAACATGCTAGCGGCAGTACGCTCAAAGGTCACCGAAGGTTATACCTTAGCTGACAGCTTGGCCGATTACCCACATATTTTTGATGAGCTGTTCCGCTCAATGGTGGCAGCCGGTGAAAAATCAGGCCATTTGGATGCGGTGTTAGAGCGATTAGCGGACTATGCTGAGAACCGTCAGAAGATGCGCTCTAAGCTCCAGCAAGCGCTGATTTACCCAGTGGTGCTTGTGGTCTTTGCCATCGGTATCGTTGCCTTTTTGCTTGCGGCGGTTGTGCCAGAGATTGTTGGTCAGTTTATCCAGATGGGGCAAGATTTGCCTGCATCGACCGAGTTCTTATTGGCATCAAGTGACTTTGTCAAAGAGTGGGGCGTTGCCATTTTAGTCGCCATTATTGTGCTGGTTTATCTCACCAAGCTTGCTCTATCGAAACCCAACATACGCCTAGCATGGGATAAACGTATAGTTTCAATGCCGATGGCAGGCCGAATCAGCAAAGGCCTGAATACCGCACGATTTGCTCGTACCCTGTCGATTTGTACATCCAGTGCAATTCCAATCCTTGAGGGGATGAAAGTCGCCGTCGATGTTATGTCTAACCACTTTATTAAACAGCAAGTCACTATTGCGTCGGATAATGTGCGTGAGGGTGCGAGCCTGCGTAAAGCACTCGACCAGACCAAGCTGTTCCCGCCGATGATGTTACACATGATTGCCAGTGGTGAGCAAAGTGGTCAGTTGGAGTCGATGTTGACGCGAGCGGCGGATACGCAAGATGCGAACTTTGAGTCCACAGTCAACATTGCCCTTGGGATATTTACCCCCGTATTGATTGCCCTGATGGCAGG